The following coding sequences are from one Halomicrobium zhouii window:
- the psmA gene encoding archaeal proteasome endopeptidase complex subunit alpha: MQGQNQQQAYDRGITIFSPDGRLYQVEYAREAVKRGTASIGIRTSDGVVLAVDKRIRSPLMERSSVEKIHKADDHIGIASAGHVADARQLIDFARRQAQVNQLRYGEPIGIETLTKEVTDYIQQYTQVGGARPFGVALIIGGIANGKPRLYETDPSGTPYEWKALAVGADRGDIREYLEANYSEEMVLDDGIDLALEALASVNDDELAPEGIGIATIDVETEQFRELSDDDKEAHLSDLGILGSADDEETDDESADESAETSDDEPDEES; this comes from the coding sequence ATGCAGGGCCAAAACCAACAGCAGGCGTACGACCGGGGGATAACGATCTTCTCGCCGGACGGGCGTCTCTATCAGGTCGAGTACGCACGCGAGGCCGTCAAGCGCGGCACCGCGAGTATCGGCATCCGGACCAGTGACGGCGTCGTCCTCGCAGTGGACAAACGGATCCGGTCGCCGCTGATGGAGCGCTCCTCCGTCGAGAAGATCCACAAGGCCGACGACCACATCGGCATCGCCAGCGCCGGCCACGTCGCCGACGCGCGCCAGCTCATCGACTTCGCCCGCCGACAGGCGCAGGTCAACCAGCTCAGGTACGGCGAGCCGATCGGCATCGAGACGCTGACCAAGGAGGTCACCGACTACATCCAGCAGTACACCCAGGTCGGCGGCGCCCGGCCGTTCGGCGTCGCGCTCATCATCGGCGGCATCGCGAACGGCAAACCCCGCCTCTACGAGACGGACCCATCCGGGACCCCCTACGAGTGGAAAGCCCTCGCAGTCGGCGCCGATCGCGGCGACATCCGGGAGTACCTCGAAGCGAACTACTCCGAAGAGATGGTCCTCGACGACGGCATCGACCTCGCGCTGGAAGCGCTCGCGTCCGTCAACGACGACGAACTCGCTCCCGAGGGAATCGGCATCGCCACCATCGACGTCGAGACGGAACAGTTCCGGGAACTCAGCGACGACGACAAAGAGGCACACCTCAGCGATCTGGGCATCCTGGGATCGGCCGACGACGAGGAGACAGACGACGAATCCGCAGACGAGTCCGCCGAGACGTCCGACGACGAGCCCGACGAGGAGTCCTGA
- a CDS encoding class I SAM-dependent methyltransferase, whose product MKKSLEEHADRFSEQSAEYDEQQDSVAYRECADLVVRYANPGPEDVVLDLGTGTGAIALPLAERCEFVHGRDISEGMLSEARAKAADRAVENVEFAEGRFREPNVDRNIDVVTSNFAMHHLDDEEKAEAIDVIAALEPRRFVLGDVMFFGDPDPDETFYSPDVDDPATVGVLADAFTDAGFALTAVESVHDQVGVLVGERVPDGDGIEEAPR is encoded by the coding sequence ATGAAGAAGTCCCTCGAAGAGCACGCCGACCGGTTTTCCGAGCAATCCGCCGAGTACGACGAGCAGCAGGACTCTGTGGCCTACCGAGAGTGTGCCGACCTCGTCGTCCGGTACGCGAACCCGGGACCGGAGGACGTGGTCCTCGACCTGGGGACCGGGACCGGAGCCATCGCCCTGCCGCTGGCCGAGCGATGCGAGTTCGTGCACGGCCGGGACATCAGCGAGGGGATGCTCTCCGAAGCCCGGGCGAAGGCCGCCGACCGCGCCGTCGAGAACGTCGAGTTCGCCGAGGGCCGCTTTCGCGAGCCGAACGTCGACCGCAACATCGACGTCGTCACCTCGAACTTCGCGATGCACCACCTCGACGACGAGGAGAAGGCCGAGGCCATCGACGTCATCGCCGCCCTCGAACCCCGGCGATTCGTCCTCGGCGACGTGATGTTCTTCGGCGACCCGGACCCCGACGAGACGTTCTATAGCCCAGACGTCGACGACCCGGCGACGGTCGGCGTGCTGGCGGACGCCTTCACGGACGCCGGGTTCGCCCTCACGGCAGTCGAGAGCGTCCACGATCAGGTTGGCGTCCTGGTCGGGGAGCGGGTCCCCGACGGCGACGGCATCGAGGAGGCACCGCGGTGA
- a CDS encoding Rpp14/Pop5 family protein: protein MKHLPKHLRQRWRYLGVAIETWPDAAFGRRDFQRELWYAAQNLFGDAGSADLDMTVLRFDLADSDGAAVVRTRRDEEPRARAALACVAAVDGDPVGIRVRGVSGTVRACEENYIHRRREPPDQRHVAFEDAEEPAVARDGKVDVRTPEGYSGATTLDFQ from the coding sequence GTGAAACACCTCCCGAAACACCTCCGCCAGCGCTGGCGATACCTGGGGGTAGCCATCGAGACCTGGCCCGACGCCGCGTTCGGCCGGCGCGACTTCCAGCGGGAGCTGTGGTACGCCGCCCAGAACCTCTTCGGTGACGCCGGCAGCGCGGACCTCGACATGACGGTCCTCCGGTTCGATCTGGCCGACAGTGACGGCGCTGCAGTGGTCCGGACGCGGCGGGACGAGGAACCACGGGCGAGAGCAGCCCTTGCCTGCGTGGCAGCGGTCGACGGAGACCCGGTCGGAATCCGCGTGAGGGGGGTAAGCGGCACCGTGCGAGCCTGTGAAGAAAACTATATACATCGCCGACGGGAACCACCGGACCAGAGACACGTCGCGTTCGAGGACGCGGAGGAACCCGCCGTCGCCCGTGACGGGAAGGTCGACGTGCGGACCCCCGAGGGCTACTCGGGCGCGACCACACTCGATTTCCAGTAA
- a CDS encoding disk-shape morphogenesis protein volactin has translation MAKGLDVGTMNILSAKQEGTDTVFVQQRNSFVEIEYSDMAEQMLSRSDVLHIRKDDDVYVLGDDALNFANIFNRETRRPMSQGILSSDEKSAIPMMKLIIEQVVGSPDRPDEKLYFSSPADPIDSDLSTLYHQKTIESFLNDMGYDAEPINEGMSVIYSELADNDFTGLGISFGAGMTNVCLAYYAVPVMKFSVARGGDWIDEQAAQATGTQVDKVTSIKEDGFELDFTTDVGGVEGALSIYYENLLDYVIEKIRKEVDEEDIEEGLDVPVVVTGGTSSPNGFSKLFEQHLEDADIPFSISDVRHAEEPMYSVSRGALVAGRSEEEDQDRDTAGSASEDDESESEPDEEIEAASDD, from the coding sequence ATGGCTAAAGGACTTGACGTGGGTACGATGAACATCCTGTCGGCGAAACAGGAGGGTACTGACACCGTGTTCGTCCAGCAACGGAACTCCTTCGTGGAGATAGAGTACAGTGACATGGCCGAGCAGATGCTCTCTCGGTCGGACGTCCTTCACATCCGGAAGGACGACGACGTGTACGTCCTGGGGGACGACGCGCTGAACTTCGCGAACATCTTCAACCGCGAGACGCGGCGACCGATGTCCCAGGGGATCCTCTCCTCGGACGAGAAGTCGGCGATTCCGATGATGAAACTCATCATCGAACAGGTCGTCGGGTCGCCCGACCGGCCCGACGAGAAACTGTACTTCTCTTCGCCCGCCGACCCGATCGATTCCGACCTCAGCACGCTGTACCACCAGAAGACGATCGAGTCGTTCCTGAACGACATGGGGTACGACGCGGAACCGATCAACGAGGGGATGTCGGTCATCTACTCGGAACTCGCCGACAACGACTTCACCGGGCTCGGGATCAGCTTCGGAGCCGGCATGACGAACGTCTGCCTGGCCTACTACGCGGTTCCAGTCATGAAGTTCTCCGTCGCCCGCGGTGGGGACTGGATCGACGAACAGGCGGCCCAGGCGACTGGTACCCAGGTCGACAAGGTCACCTCCATCAAGGAGGACGGCTTCGAACTCGACTTCACGACCGACGTCGGTGGCGTCGAGGGTGCGCTGTCGATCTACTACGAGAATCTCCTGGACTACGTGATCGAGAAGATCCGAAAGGAGGTCGACGAGGAGGACATCGAAGAAGGCCTCGACGTGCCGGTCGTCGTCACGGGCGGCACGTCCTCGCCGAACGGGTTCTCGAAACTGTTCGAACAGCACCTCGAGGACGCCGACATCCCGTTCTCCATCAGCGACGTCAGGCACGCCGAGGAACCGATGTACAGCGTCTCCCGCGGCGCCCTCGTCGCTGGCCGCTCGGAGGAAGAAGATCAGGACCGCGACACGGCGGGATCTGCTTCGGAGGACGACGAGAGCGAATCGGAACCCGACGAGGAGATCGAAGCGGCGAGCGACGACTGA